In the genome of Deltaproteobacteria bacterium CG11_big_fil_rev_8_21_14_0_20_42_23, one region contains:
- a CDS encoding chromosome partitioning protein ParB, which yields MSNQNKQMTPRGMGIESLISKIEPQKTSSDKKNDGYFFLPIEKIFPLSNQPRNNIFEEGLEDLVRSIKQIGIIQPIIVNKQGQDRYEIIAGERRFRAAVLAGLEEIPVLIREEEPERHYLLSLVENLIREDLNAIEEALAYKQLMDTYKFTQEDIASETGFSRSRIANSLRLLHLPLVVQEDLMGRRYHSGHARALMALQNEEKILKYRAKLLQKYITVRELEVMVQYELEGRTQLTEEEGSAYPNWLREETSFFEREINAPVKVCPRKDGGGRLIIEYASEEDFRRITGLIKS from the coding sequence ATGTCAAATCAAAATAAACAAATGACACCTAGAGGAATGGGAATAGAATCACTTATTTCAAAAATTGAACCCCAGAAAACTTCTTCAGATAAAAAAAATGATGGTTATTTTTTCTTACCAATTGAGAAAATTTTTCCACTTTCAAATCAACCACGAAATAATATATTCGAAGAAGGTTTGGAAGACCTTGTTCGTTCAATTAAGCAAATTGGAATTATTCAACCAATCATAGTAAATAAACAAGGCCAGGATAGATACGAAATTATAGCAGGGGAGAGGAGATTTCGTGCAGCAGTATTGGCGGGGCTTGAAGAGATCCCAGTATTGATTCGTGAAGAGGAACCAGAAAGACATTATCTGCTCTCACTGGTTGAAAATTTAATACGTGAAGATCTTAATGCTATTGAAGAAGCGCTTGCATACAAGCAACTGATGGACACCTACAAATTTACCCAAGAGGACATCGCAAGTGAAACTGGATTTTCAAGATCTCGGATTGCCAACAGCTTACGCCTTCTTCATCTTCCTTTAGTTGTCCAAGAAGACTTAATGGGGCGACGATATCATTCAGGACACGCTAGGGCATTAATGGCTCTTCAAAATGAAGAAAAAATTCTCAAATATCGAGCAAAGCTTCTCCAGAAATATATTACTGTGCGTGAATTAGAAGTTATGGTGCAGTATGAACTTGAAGGAAGAACTCAACTAACTGAAGAAGAGGGAAGCGCTTATCCAAACTGGTTGAGAGAAGAAACAAGTTTTTTTGAACGTGAAATTAATGCGCCTGTGAAGGTATGCCCAAGAAAAGACGGGGGAGGGCGTTTAATTATTGAATATGCCTCTGAGGAAGACTTTCGTAGAATTACTGGGTTAATCAAATCATGA